From the genome of Streptomyces sp. NBC_01341, one region includes:
- a CDS encoding DUF397 domain-containing protein, with protein MSRIPDLSTTAWRKSSYSDGGANNCLEVADGFPGLVPVRDSKAPTGPALLVSAPAWADFVTFVAGR; from the coding sequence ATGAGCCGTATCCCCGACCTCTCCACCACGGCCTGGCGCAAGTCCAGCTACAGCGACGGTGGAGCCAACAACTGCCTCGAAGTCGCGGACGGCTTCCCGGGGCTCGTGCCCGTCCGCGACAGCAAGGCACCCACCGGACCCGCCCTCCTCGTGAGCGCCCCCGCCTGGGCGGACTTCGTCACCTTCGTCGCCGGGCGCTGA
- a CDS encoding Scr1 family TA system antitoxin-like transcriptional regulator: MSARTASAPPRTASAQERSSASTSSAAELIEEPAAVTRYRLSYDRLRDRALPPPESIGFIRGVLEEQTS, encoded by the coding sequence GTGTCCGCGAGAACGGCCTCCGCGCCGCCGAGGACCGCTTCCGCGCAGGAGAGGAGTTCCGCCTCGACCTCGTCGGCCGCCGAGCTCATCGAGGAACCGGCAGCGGTCACGCGCTACCGGCTGTCCTACGATCGCCTCCGGGACCGGGCGCTACCCCCGCCGGAGTCCATCGGGTTCATCAGGGGCGTCCTGGAGGAGCAGACATCATGA
- a CDS encoding ADP-ribosylglycohydrolase family protein, with translation MSTGTTAVWGRAEQQDFRSRVRGALLGGAVGDAIGAGVARLTLEEIRAAHGVDGIVDFVPVHGRRGAVTAVTQLTLFTVDGLIRAQVRRDTGAWHPPTDVFRAHLRWAATQSAWGPDERRKDNGWLAREEWLYTRRAPTRECLIGFGDTTMGTLAVPKNPSARDSAALTRSAPFGLLVGWEPQLVLQLAVECAAQTHGHATAQLAAGALALLVHGLARGETLDGSVQHTLALLAERPGNEQVTDALRQALGSVRQGIPGPALIEALGDTDSAEEVLAVALYCALVGEDVRHGLRLAVNHSGPSAATGSVCGALLGALHGETALPPAWLAELEGRSTLLELSDDFAMEMTQGPALHSPTAVAPGWVARYPRD, from the coding sequence GTGAGCACTGGGACCACAGCTGTCTGGGGCCGTGCCGAACAACAGGACTTTCGCAGCCGGGTGCGCGGCGCCCTGCTCGGCGGTGCCGTCGGAGACGCCATAGGGGCGGGTGTCGCCCGGCTCACCCTGGAGGAGATCCGCGCCGCCCACGGGGTCGACGGGATCGTGGACTTCGTCCCCGTGCACGGACGGCGGGGTGCCGTCACCGCCGTCACCCAGCTGACCCTCTTCACCGTCGACGGGCTCATCAGGGCACAGGTCCGCCGGGACACCGGCGCCTGGCACCCGCCCACCGACGTGTTCCGCGCCCATCTGCGCTGGGCGGCCACGCAGAGCGCCTGGGGTCCCGACGAGCGCCGCAAGGACAACGGCTGGCTGGCCAGGGAGGAGTGGCTCTACACCCGCCGCGCCCCCACCCGCGAATGCCTCATCGGCTTCGGGGACACCACCATGGGCACCCTGGCCGTGCCCAAGAACCCGTCCGCACGCGACTCGGCCGCGCTCACCCGGTCCGCCCCGTTCGGGCTGCTCGTCGGCTGGGAGCCCCAGCTCGTCCTCCAGCTCGCCGTCGAGTGCGCCGCCCAGACCCACGGCCACGCCACCGCCCAGCTCGCCGCCGGAGCCCTCGCCCTGCTCGTGCACGGGCTCGCCCGCGGGGAGACCCTGGACGGCTCCGTGCAGCACACGCTCGCGCTGCTCGCCGAGCGGCCGGGCAACGAGCAGGTGACCGACGCGCTCCGCCAGGCACTCGGCTCCGTACGGCAGGGAATTCCCGGACCCGCGCTCATAGAGGCGCTCGGTGACACCGACTCGGCGGAAGAGGTCCTCGCGGTCGCGCTGTACTGCGCGCTGGTCGGCGAGGACGTGCGGCACGGTCTGCGGCTCGCCGTGAACCACTCCGGGCCGTCGGCGGCCACCGGCTCCGTCTGCGGGGCGCTCCTGGGGGCGCTGCACGGCGAGACTGCGCTGCCACCCGCCTGGCTGGCGGAGCTGGAGGGGCGTTCCACCCTCCTGGAACTCTCCGACGACTTCGCCATGGAGATGACGCAGGGGCCCGCCCTGCACAGCCCCACCGCGGTCGCCCCGGGCTGGGTGGCCCGCTACCCGCGGGACTGA
- a CDS encoding sodium:solute symporter family protein: MNSLDWAVLIGYFGVMVAIGLWSHKRVDNVSDFFTAGGKMPWWLSGISHHMSGYSAVMFTGYAGIAYQYGVTSFVTWSLPIAIGIGIGAKLFAPRLNRLRSRLHVASPLEYLKNRYNIPTQQALAWSGLLLKIVDVGAKWAAIATLLSVFTGISLTQGIFITGAITAVYCTVGGLWADALTELGQFVIQLFAGLTMLVIAMSKLGGFSSLWTVWDKLPEGHTDPTAGPYTVTFLLAYLFIKTFEYNGGMWNQAQRYMATDSARSATRSARLSAVLWLVWPTVLFFPMWVAPLLVEAKKPDASDSYALMTEQLLPHGLLGLVVVGFFSHTMAMCSSDANAISAVFTRDIAPVLSKAARTWSNRSGLLAARLSTLAFLGLSMALATQINSPTFKDIITVVIKWVAGLMGPIAIPFMLGLLRGFRRSGPTAALTSWAAGLLAFFFTNYNLDGSVKTDVALQYQVALPLAISLVLYIVIGFIKPEDTPERDALIEMINTDDGGPAGTAATAGVPTQKTGPEGTGVPEGARD; the protein is encoded by the coding sequence ATGAACAGTCTCGACTGGGCCGTGCTCATCGGATACTTCGGTGTGATGGTCGCGATCGGACTCTGGTCGCACAAGCGCGTGGACAACGTCAGCGACTTCTTCACGGCCGGCGGCAAGATGCCGTGGTGGCTCTCGGGCATCTCGCACCACATGTCCGGCTACAGCGCGGTGATGTTCACCGGCTACGCCGGAATCGCCTACCAGTACGGCGTCACGTCGTTCGTGACGTGGTCCCTGCCGATCGCGATCGGTATCGGCATCGGGGCGAAGCTCTTCGCACCCCGGCTCAACCGGCTGCGCTCCCGGCTGCACGTCGCCTCACCGCTCGAATACCTGAAGAACCGCTACAACATCCCGACCCAGCAGGCCCTGGCCTGGTCGGGTCTGCTGCTGAAGATCGTGGACGTCGGCGCCAAGTGGGCCGCCATCGCGACCCTGCTGTCCGTCTTCACCGGCATCAGCCTCACCCAGGGCATCTTCATCACGGGTGCCATCACCGCCGTGTACTGCACAGTCGGCGGACTGTGGGCCGACGCCCTCACCGAGCTGGGGCAGTTCGTCATCCAGCTCTTCGCCGGTCTGACCATGCTGGTCATCGCGATGAGCAAGCTGGGCGGCTTCAGCTCCCTGTGGACCGTGTGGGACAAACTGCCCGAGGGGCACACCGACCCGACGGCGGGTCCGTACACCGTGACCTTCCTGCTGGCGTATCTCTTCATCAAGACCTTCGAGTACAACGGCGGCATGTGGAACCAGGCCCAGCGCTACATGGCCACGGACTCCGCACGTTCCGCGACCCGCTCCGCCCGCCTCTCGGCCGTGCTGTGGCTGGTCTGGCCGACGGTGCTCTTCTTCCCGATGTGGGTCGCCCCGCTGCTCGTCGAGGCCAAGAAGCCGGACGCGTCGGACAGTTACGCCCTGATGACCGAGCAGCTGCTGCCGCACGGGCTGCTCGGCCTCGTCGTCGTCGGCTTCTTCTCGCACACGATGGCCATGTGCTCCTCCGACGCCAACGCCATCTCCGCCGTCTTCACCCGGGACATCGCACCGGTCCTCTCCAAGGCCGCCCGGACCTGGAGCAACCGCAGTGGTCTGCTCGCCGCCCGGCTGTCCACGCTCGCCTTCCTCGGCTTGTCCATGGCCCTGGCGACCCAGATCAACTCGCCGACGTTCAAGGACATCATCACGGTCGTCATCAAGTGGGTGGCCGGCCTGATGGGCCCCATCGCGATCCCGTTCATGCTCGGCCTGCTGCGCGGGTTCCGCCGGTCCGGCCCGACGGCGGCGCTCACCAGCTGGGCGGCGGGGCTGCTCGCCTTCTTCTTCACCAACTACAACCTCGACGGTTCGGTGAAGACGGACGTCGCGCTGCAGTACCAGGTGGCGCTGCCGCTGGCCATCTCGCTGGTGCTCTACATCGTCATCGGGTTCATCAAGCCCGAGGACACCCCGGAGCGCGACGCCCTCATCGAGATGATCAACACGGACGACGGTGGCCCGGCCGGTACCGCCGCCACCGCAGGCGTCCCCACGCAGAAGACGGGCCCGGAGGGAACCGGCGTTCCCGAGGGCGCGAGGGACTGA
- a CDS encoding DUF397 domain-containing protein — translation MAILQGATENWTKSSYSGGNGACVEVKSPVTRAIAVRDSKAPEGPSLSFVSGAWNTFVRDVASGSINA, via the coding sequence ATGGCTATTCTTCAGGGTGCTACGGAAAACTGGACGAAGTCGTCGTACTCCGGCGGTAACGGAGCCTGCGTCGAGGTGAAGTCACCTGTCACCCGTGCCATCGCCGTGCGTGACTCGAAGGCCCCCGAGGGCCCTTCGCTCAGCTTCGTGTCCGGGGCCTGGAACACCTTCGTCCGTGATGTCGCTTCGGGTTCGATCAACGCCTGA